The Mycolicibacterium boenickei genome has a segment encoding these proteins:
- a CDS encoding lipoprotein LpqH — translation MNRVVAGAMGLLATGVVLVGCSDDKPADKSGDKPAASATDTKASDTKVSSGSNAQVKVDGSDLAGLDLNSVTCVKQGGKINVGSAAIGGQQGLGVVMTDEATPKVESLGLVYDGSALAVSEAMGVKVGSAEVKVDGDTYTITGEASGADMKNPMAGMINKPFTITVSCG, via the coding sequence ATGAATCGAGTTGTCGCAGGCGCCATGGGACTGCTCGCGACCGGTGTGGTGCTGGTGGGCTGCTCGGACGACAAGCCCGCCGACAAGTCCGGTGACAAGCCGGCCGCATCGGCGACCGACACCAAGGCATCCGACACCAAGGTCAGCTCGGGCAGCAATGCTCAGGTGAAGGTCGACGGATCAGATCTGGCTGGCCTGGACCTGAACTCGGTCACCTGTGTCAAGCAGGGCGGCAAGATCAACGTCGGCAGCGCCGCGATCGGCGGCCAGCAGGGCCTCGGCGTGGTGATGACCGACGAGGCCACTCCGAAGGTCGAGTCGCTCGGCCTGGTCTACGACGGCAGCGCGCTGGCGGTCAGCGAGGCCATGGGTGTGAAGGTCGGGTCGGCCGAGGTCAAGGTCGACGGGGACACCTACACCATCACCGGTGAAGCGTCGGGCGCCGACATGAAGAACCCGATGGCCGGGATGATCAACAAGCCGTTCACCATCACGGTGTCCTGCGGCTGA
- a CDS encoding CHAT domain-containing protein: MSDTLVLRFADVGIATYVSLRVVGEPERSVTWVIEEPHMQAVEAVLNPALPDPIGTETPADAIERAMTTGAFATAEAELDLARLLGSHLIGIDGWQLLADCVADVRPVLFVTPSPRLGRVPWGQLAMPGPDAFRLMELVDVLMAVPPNVVHAPRSPARWQDRLGGPPLLVLDPRIPGQRPDSALGSVLGRPSPQTPLSEHFGDLVAGGPVLPKVDAAVELFRRTDTDRRWLADACAQDPSRLFYVGHASAADGVAGHADRAALHLAEERPLTAGELIAAQLPIPPRVALLACASGGDYRFDEAAGLVAAMILGGAQLVTATLWSLPTTAGFRQFGGAPAADPMADTIVGVDLAHRDDDAGLAVNRWQRAAMRRWRDGDTTASPLYWAAMATFTVDGAR; encoded by the coding sequence ATGAGCGACACTCTCGTACTGCGGTTCGCCGACGTCGGCATCGCCACCTATGTGAGCCTGCGGGTGGTGGGGGAGCCGGAGCGTTCGGTCACCTGGGTGATCGAGGAACCACACATGCAGGCCGTGGAGGCGGTCCTCAACCCCGCACTGCCCGACCCGATCGGTACCGAAACGCCGGCCGACGCGATCGAACGGGCCATGACCACAGGTGCGTTCGCCACCGCGGAGGCCGAACTCGACTTGGCCCGGTTGCTGGGCTCGCACCTGATCGGGATCGACGGCTGGCAATTGCTGGCCGACTGCGTCGCCGACGTTCGCCCGGTCCTTTTCGTGACGCCGAGCCCGCGGTTGGGCCGGGTGCCCTGGGGGCAGCTGGCGATGCCCGGACCGGATGCATTCCGGTTGATGGAGTTGGTGGACGTGCTGATGGCCGTGCCGCCCAACGTCGTTCACGCGCCGCGCAGCCCCGCCCGTTGGCAGGACCGCCTCGGTGGCCCACCACTGCTGGTGCTGGATCCGCGGATTCCCGGGCAGCGGCCGGATTCGGCCCTGGGCTCGGTGCTGGGCCGTCCGTCGCCTCAGACTCCGCTGTCGGAGCATTTCGGCGATCTGGTGGCCGGCGGACCCGTCCTGCCGAAGGTGGACGCGGCGGTCGAACTGTTTCGTCGCACGGACACCGACCGGCGCTGGTTGGCCGATGCGTGTGCACAGGACCCGAGCCGGTTGTTCTACGTCGGGCATGCCAGTGCCGCAGACGGTGTCGCAGGACATGCCGACCGGGCCGCGCTGCATCTGGCCGAAGAGCGGCCGCTGACGGCCGGGGAGCTGATCGCGGCGCAGCTGCCGATCCCACCCCGGGTGGCGTTGCTGGCGTGCGCATCCGGCGGCGACTACCGGTTCGACGAGGCGGCCGGATTGGTTGCGGCGATGATTCTGGGCGGTGCGCAACTGGTCACCGCAACGCTGTGGTCACTGCCGACGACCGCGGGTTTCCGGCAGTTCGGTGGTGCACCCGCGGCCGATCCCATGGCCGACACCATCGTCGGGGTCGATCTGGCGCATCGCGACGATGACGCGGGCCTGGCGGTGAACCGCTGGCAACGCGCCGCGATGCGCCGCTGGCGCGACGGCGACACCACCGCCAGCCCGCTGTACTGGGCCGCGATGGCCACGTTCACCGTCGACGGCGCCCGCTGA
- a CDS encoding DUF1109 domain-containing protein — protein MTRLAGWALLALTGCAVLGLLYGASFPGEPSDILYAAALSLTALFVIWCVVAMALRGRAGRREWAVMLASPALVVAGIGLACTSVPLQLHWRAAQPSFERALQAFVDDAAFGRQPHRIAGYTVDSVGHRTDNFIDFVRHDDMNGFDGFAYSADGSAPRTVHQPAGDYVISWAKRLGPHWFAFQSYHTMR, from the coding sequence ATGACGCGGCTCGCCGGTTGGGCCCTCTTGGCCCTGACCGGATGCGCTGTTCTCGGCCTGCTCTACGGAGCGAGCTTTCCCGGAGAGCCGTCGGACATCCTCTACGCCGCGGCGCTGTCCCTGACCGCGTTGTTCGTGATCTGGTGCGTCGTCGCCATGGCGTTGCGAGGCAGAGCCGGACGTCGCGAATGGGCGGTGATGCTGGCGAGCCCGGCGCTAGTGGTCGCCGGAATCGGGCTGGCTTGCACAAGCGTTCCGCTGCAACTGCATTGGCGGGCGGCGCAGCCCTCGTTCGAACGTGCACTACAGGCATTCGTCGACGACGCCGCCTTCGGGCGACAACCCCACCGCATCGCGGGCTACACCGTTGATTCGGTAGGGCACCGGACCGACAATTTCATCGACTTCGTCCGCCACGATGACATGAACGGCTTCGACGGGTTCGCCTACAGCGCCGACGGCAGTGCACCGCGTACGGTCCACCAGCCCGCGGGCGATTACGTCATCAGCTGGGCGAAACGGCTTGGCCCGCATTGGTTCGCGTTCCAGAGCTACCACACGATGCGGTGA
- a CDS encoding ATP-binding protein: MTIAGDLDRARHLALAADEVAARDLLVSLLPLIEQADRDDHALEVFAQLGEIYLVRTAYEGVVESISRIRDCLAIYVAIRSGQRPDLAAEATMSDHDIDRMICRYTRRVEFLDAGLAAARGEHDSAAAHLATLIEAPGEFDDLAPEHRNLICYTRILIASGLCDDDLYAASVPVWAEVLDALQDAAPGADDIESDYLFVAGALGYGRFCIESGRLDEAEPWLRRAGARAEARGWKLAGARAQLERAASAWSAGSYAETQDLITVAYPVIAEHARAHDVSRSWLYFGLIRLGLGRLKEADECWEHAERHWRELGKPLHIHRILLQRSWIAIFRGAFEEAVHMVEQAREYLDASPRHSWLQYARLDAHLGNIWRADALVEMGFDGVGEPGQDWNEVEARHAAGLGVVDCTPGTPEYRRAMVKLDRAIDLKVPAALAVDSVRYTITDAGARARWASGVSAPLLAGAFAVAWESDNTELTCELVEYHSARGTFSTDPAAAPGPAEDWTGTATAMVPVEAELAPQLAVAAAAEPVGGEGALTRLGPLPPLRMDPVSGPIMSHYRELALQRYGQDVTAPGAEWTTWP, encoded by the coding sequence GTGACCATCGCCGGCGATCTCGACCGCGCCCGTCACCTCGCGCTGGCTGCCGATGAGGTCGCTGCCCGTGACCTGCTGGTGTCCCTGTTGCCGCTGATCGAGCAGGCCGACCGTGACGACCATGCGCTCGAGGTGTTCGCCCAGCTCGGTGAGATCTACCTGGTGCGCACCGCGTATGAGGGTGTGGTGGAAAGCATTTCCCGCATCCGCGACTGCCTGGCGATCTACGTCGCGATCCGCTCGGGGCAGCGCCCCGACCTCGCCGCCGAGGCCACCATGTCCGATCACGACATCGATCGCATGATCTGCCGGTACACCCGTCGCGTCGAGTTTCTCGACGCCGGACTCGCCGCGGCCCGCGGTGAGCACGACAGTGCCGCCGCACATCTGGCGACGCTGATCGAAGCCCCCGGCGAATTCGACGATTTGGCGCCCGAACACCGTAACCTGATCTGCTACACCAGGATTCTGATCGCGAGCGGTCTGTGCGACGACGACCTCTACGCCGCATCGGTGCCGGTGTGGGCCGAGGTCCTCGACGCCCTGCAGGATGCGGCGCCCGGCGCCGACGACATCGAATCCGACTACCTTTTCGTCGCGGGAGCACTCGGCTACGGCCGGTTCTGCATCGAGTCCGGTCGTCTCGATGAAGCCGAGCCGTGGTTGCGCCGGGCCGGTGCCCGGGCAGAGGCCCGCGGCTGGAAACTCGCCGGCGCCCGAGCCCAGCTCGAGCGCGCCGCCTCGGCCTGGTCTGCCGGTTCCTACGCCGAGACTCAGGACTTGATCACCGTGGCCTACCCGGTGATCGCCGAGCATGCCCGGGCCCACGACGTGTCCCGCAGCTGGTTGTATTTCGGGCTGATCCGGTTGGGGCTCGGTCGGTTGAAGGAAGCCGATGAATGCTGGGAACACGCCGAACGACATTGGCGGGAACTCGGCAAGCCGCTGCACATACACCGGATCCTGTTGCAGCGCAGCTGGATCGCCATCTTCCGGGGCGCCTTCGAAGAAGCGGTGCACATGGTGGAGCAGGCCCGCGAATACCTGGACGCATCGCCCCGGCACAGCTGGCTGCAGTACGCCAGACTCGATGCGCACCTCGGCAACATCTGGCGAGCCGATGCACTGGTGGAAATGGGTTTCGACGGCGTCGGCGAACCGGGCCAGGACTGGAACGAGGTCGAGGCCAGGCATGCGGCGGGGCTCGGCGTGGTCGACTGCACCCCGGGCACGCCCGAGTACCGCCGTGCGATGGTCAAGCTCGACCGTGCCATCGACCTCAAGGTCCCCGCCGCGCTGGCGGTCGATTCGGTGCGCTACACGATCACCGACGCCGGGGCCAGGGCCCGGTGGGCGAGCGGGGTGTCGGCTCCCTTGCTGGCGGGCGCGTTCGCCGTGGCCTGGGAATCGGACAATACCGAGCTGACTTGCGAATTGGTCGAATACCACAGTGCACGAGGAACTTTCAGTACCGATCCGGCGGCCGCTCCAGGGCCGGCCGAGGATTGGACCGGAACCGCCACGGCGATGGTTCCGGTCGAAGCCGAACTCGCACCACAACTCGCCGTGGCAGCGGCCGCCGAGCCGGTCGGCGGCGAAGGTGCGCTGACGCGACTCGGACCGTTGCCTCCACTGCGAATGGATCCGGTTTCGGGGCCGATCATGAGTCACTACCGGGAGTTGGCGCTGCAGCGGTACGGCCAGGACGTCACCGCCCCTGGCGCGGAATGGACGACGTGGCCATGA
- a CDS encoding winged helix DNA-binding domain-containing protein, translating into MRTFTIAERRARLARRHFLSQPASSVSGTTGAFVGLHATDPSTPYLSLFARLPGFTVDDLDSELYQRRTLLKHLAMRRTLWIVRTEDLPLVQAGASDRVAGNEQRKLVGDVEKAGVAADGTRWLDTACQAVLAHLREHGPTPAAQLRTALPELAGSFDPAPGKRWGGETPLSPRVLTVLGVRGEIVRGPNDSGWTNSRPRWAVTSEWLGTSVPTAEPDHARAELVRSWLRTFGPATVTDIKWWFGNTLTWARHALRDVGAVEVDLAGTPGYVLPDDLDVEPDAEPWAALLPGLDVTTMGWFDRDWYLGDHRPEVFDTNGNGGPTAWWNGRIVGGWGQDADGRVQLHLLEEVGRDGTRALRQRADALTEWLAGARANPRFPSPLSKRS; encoded by the coding sequence GTGCGCACGTTCACTATTGCCGAGCGGCGGGCCCGGCTGGCCCGGCGCCATTTCCTGAGCCAACCGGCCTCCTCCGTCTCCGGCACCACGGGCGCCTTCGTCGGCTTGCACGCCACCGACCCCTCGACGCCCTATCTGTCCCTGTTCGCCCGGCTGCCCGGCTTCACCGTCGACGACCTCGACAGCGAGCTGTACCAGCGGCGCACGCTGCTCAAACACCTCGCGATGCGCCGCACGCTGTGGATCGTCCGTACCGAGGACCTGCCGCTGGTGCAGGCCGGGGCCAGTGACCGGGTGGCAGGCAACGAGCAGCGCAAGCTCGTCGGCGATGTGGAGAAGGCCGGGGTGGCCGCCGACGGCACCCGATGGCTGGACACGGCATGTCAGGCGGTCCTGGCCCACCTGCGCGAGCACGGCCCGACCCCGGCGGCCCAGCTGCGCACCGCACTGCCCGAGCTCGCCGGCAGTTTCGACCCGGCGCCGGGAAAGCGCTGGGGCGGTGAGACCCCGCTTTCCCCAAGGGTTTTGACGGTCCTCGGGGTACGCGGGGAGATCGTTCGCGGCCCCAACGACAGCGGCTGGACCAACTCACGGCCGCGGTGGGCGGTCACCTCCGAATGGCTCGGGACATCGGTGCCGACGGCCGAGCCGGACCATGCCCGCGCCGAACTGGTGCGCAGCTGGCTACGGACATTCGGTCCGGCCACGGTCACCGACATCAAGTGGTGGTTCGGCAACACCCTGACCTGGGCCCGCCACGCCCTGCGCGATGTCGGCGCCGTCGAGGTGGACCTGGCAGGTACGCCCGGCTATGTCCTGCCCGACGACCTCGACGTCGAACCGGACGCCGAGCCGTGGGCGGCCCTGCTCCCGGGTCTGGACGTCACCACGATGGGGTGGTTCGACCGTGACTGGTATCTCGGCGATCATCGCCCGGAGGTGTTCGACACCAACGGCAACGGCGGGCCGACGGCGTGGTGGAACGGCCGGATCGTGGGCGGCTGGGGCCAGGATGCCGACGGCCGCGTCCAGCTTCATCTGCTGGAGGAGGTCGGTCGCGACGGCACCCGCGCGCTGCGGCAGCGCGCCGACGCCCTCACCGAATGGCTGGCCGGTGCCCGCGCCAATCCCAGGTTCCCGTCGCCGTTGTCCAAGCGCTCATGA